The candidate division KSB1 bacterium genome segment CGGCGCAGTTCGATCTGGTGAAAAAATCCGTCATCTATCAAAGCTACGGCGTGCATCGCGATTTGCATTGCTGGGAGATGCGGCTGACGTGGATTCCCGGCGGCACGCGCCAGAGCTTCTACATGAGCATCAGTTTGAAGGCGCCGCTGCAGGATATCAAGCTCGAAAAGCGCGGTGGCCGCGCCAGCGTGTTTGGCGGATCGTATTATTGATCCCGCGCAACAGTGGCCGGTTTTACGGTCAGGAGCAACGGCCTGCGTTTCGCAAACGGCGCAGGCCTTTCATGGCGCCGCATGCTGTAAACTTCTTGAGCAGAGACTGGAAGGAAAATTGGCACCGCGGAGAGATGCCGGCAGGGCACAATATCTAGTCCGTGAATAACCGTTCAGTAGCCCAAATAGACAGAATCCCGCCAGATTACAAAATTCGGCTTGCATTTCACCCGGCACTGGCCTACCTTTGTCCGTCTTATGGAGAAGAACAGTCATGGCGAGGACAATTTCGATTTCGAACCAGAAAGGTGGCGTGGGCAAGACTACGACGGCAGTCAATCTGTCAGCCTGCATCGCCGTGGCGGAGAATCCGGTGTTGGTGGTGGATATTGATCCACAGGCCAATACTACCAGCGGCTTGGGCGTGGATCCGCGCAAGGTCAGAAACAGCATCTACGAAGTCCTCATCAATGACCTGGACGTCAATCAGGCGATCATCAAAACCGAATTGGAGTATTTGGATTTACTGCCTTCTCATGTCCGGCTGGTGGGGGCAGAGGTCGAGCTGGTTGGCGCGATGTCACGGGAACAGATACTCAAGCGCGCGCTCTCCCGGCTGGCAAAATCCTACCGCTACATTTTTATCGACTGCCCGCCCTCGCTGGGTCTGCTCACCCTCAACGCGCTCACAGCCGCGGATTCGGTTCTGATTCCAATTCAATGTGAATACTACGCTCTCGAGGGTTTGAGTCAGTTGTTGAACACCATCCGGCTGGTGCAGAAGCACCTCAACTCCCGCCTGGAAATCGAGGGCGTGCTGTTGACGATGTACGATGGCCGGCTGAATCTCAGCCGGCAGGTGGCGGAGGATGTGCGCAAATACTTTGGCGAGAAAGTTTACAACACGGCGATTTTGCGCAACGTTCGGTTGAGTGAAGCGCCGAGTTACGGCAAGCCCATCATCCTGTATGATGCGGTGTGCAGCGGCGCGGAAAACTACATGAGTCTGGCATCCGAGATCTTGAAGAATGGCTACCAACCGGTTGGGAAGAGGGCTGCAAGCGCTCATTCCTGAACTCAGCAACAGCGACAGCGGCAAGTCCGAATCGGTTCGGGAGATTGAAATCGCCAGGATCACGGCCAACCCCTTTCAGCCCCGCGTGGAATTCGACCCTGCCCGTCTGGAGGAGCTCAAACAATCCATCCTGCAAAACGGTCTGATCACTCCCGTCACCGTCCGGCCGCTCGGCGCGAATTATCAGCTCATCGCCGGCGAACGCCGTTTGCGTGCGGTGCAGGAGCTCGGCTACACGCACATCCCCGCCTTCGTGCTCGACATCAAAGATGACCGGCAATTGCTGGAGCTGGCCATTGTCGAAAACGTGCAGCGCGAGGATCTCAATCCCATCGAAGAGGCACGCGGCTATCAGCGCCTGATCGAGGAATGTCATCTTACCCAGGAGGTGGTGGCGCAGAAGGTGGGCAAGGACCGCGTGACCATCGCCAATGCGCTGCGCCTGTTGAAACTGGCCGAGCCGATCCAGGAGAGTTTGAAGAAGGGCGAGCTCACCGCCGGCCATGCGCGCGCGCTGCTGACCGTGACCGACAAGCAAAAGCAGCTCGCACTCTGGAAAAAAACCGTCAAGCAGCAACTCAGTGTGCGGCAGGTCGAGAAACTCGCACGCACGGCAAGTAACGGCGCCGCCCAAATTGCCGGTCGGAAGTTGCGCAGCGTTGCCGCCGACGTGCAGCAGGCGGAGGACATGCTGCGTCGCAAACTGGGAACGCAGGTGCGCATCGAGAAAAAAGGCAAAGGCGGCGTGATCGAGATCGAGTTTTACTCTGCCGATGATCTCGAGCGCCTCCTCGAACTGCTGCAGAACATCTGACCCCCTTCCTCCCGCCACACCATCACCTCGTCTCAGTGGCCTGGGTTTTTCCCAACCGCCGGTTCCTGCCCCCCGCAAAGCGCTGCTTGTGTAAAAAACTGTAACGGCCCGGGCCGCTGCAGGGCAATTCCCCGCGTTGCGACTGTGTCCCCCGCCCACACAAGCCGGGCGGCTGCCGCATGGGGAGCCGTTTTGCATGAACGTTATTTCAGCATCGTGCGCACGGAATCCAGGCTGCCGTCATTGGGTGCCGGCACGAGGTGCAAGATCTCACATGCCAGATTGTAGACATGAATGTTTTGGAACGGCGCCACCTGCAATTGGCTTTTGAAGGCCGGGCCGTGTGCGATAAAGGTGGCGCGCATGGAGGGCAGCAGATTGTCATAGCCGTGGTCGCCGCCGCGCGGCCGCCGGTTGCGGCCACGAGTGCTGATGGTCCAGCCTTCGTCCGCCAGGCCGATGATCGGCATAATGCGGCGATGCCCGCGGAAATGAAAGCGTTCGGGGACTTCCGCCTTGCGATATACCTGCAGATGCGGATGTGCCCCTTTCAATTTCTGGTAGACTGCCTCTTCCTCCCCCGGACGGGGCAGCAGTGCCAGCACCGGCGTCCAGTCGATCACATCAACCTGCTGCAAATCAAGATAATCGTCGAGGTGGATGACGCGCCCGGCACTGGTGGCGGCCATGCCATGATCGGAGACGATGATGAGGTTGACTTGCTGGAAAATGTCGCGCGCCGCCAGTCCCTCCAGCAGGGTGCCGATCACCGTGTCGATCGCTGCCACGGCTTGCATCACCTCCGGCGAATCCGGCCCGAACTCGTGGCCGGCCTCGTCAACGGTGCTGAAATACAGCGTGATCAGCGTCGGCCGCTGCGGTTTGGGCAGGTCGAGCCAGGCCAGCACTTGGGCCACACGCGCGCGGTTGGGGGTGTTGTGCGCGTAGCGCTTCCAATAAGCCGGGCGTGTGCCGAGTATTTCCGCCTCTGAACCCACCCAGAAATAGGTGGCAGTGAGCTGTCCCTGCTTTTGTGCCGTCACCCACAGCGGTTCGCCGCCCCACCAGCGGCTGTCCTCCACCGCGGCGCGGTCGCTGATGCGAAAGCGTGCCTTGCCTTCGGGATCCAACATGGTGTTGGAGACAATGCCGTGATGCTCAGGATAGAGCCCGGTGACGAGGGTGTAGTGATTCGGAAACGTCTTGCTCGGGAAGGCGGGAATCATGCCATGTGCGCGCACGCCGTTCCGCGCCAAACGCTGGAGGTTGGGCGCCGCGGCCCGGTCCAAATAATCATGACGAAAGCCGTCGATTGAAATCAGGATGACGGTGGGGGCGAGGTCTGTGATGCGGTTGCCAGGCCCGACGGCTTCCTGTGCCGCCGCTGGACGGATGCCGCCGGCAAGAATCAACCCCGCGAGCACGGCCAGCCTTTTCAGTTGCATAATCATTGCCTTTCACACGTGTCTTGTTTTGCACTCGCACGCACTTCGGCGGGCACTAAAGTCCATGCCGCCCGCTGCTTCGTTCGGACCGACCACGGCAGAAGCCGTTGAAGCACGGTCTTCCAGCCTGTTTCCAGGCAGAAGCTCTGCGCTGCCTTTCAGCGCGACAGGTGCCCAAACAGGCAGGAATTATCATGGTGTAATGCCGGCACGGATCTCCCCGCGGCACACAGGCCGGGAAGCAAACCGCGGCCTTTTGCCATCATCATGATGAAGCCGGTCGCTGCCGGACTGCCTGCCGCATGAAAAGATAATACAGACCCATGGCCAGCAGCAGACCCACGAACCACGCATAGGTGTATATCTGATTGAAAAACGCCGGGAAGACGGGTTGTGCGGTGGCGGCATTGAGGAAGCCGGGCACATTGGGCAAAATTGCCAGAAACAACGCGAGCACAGCCCTCCAGTTGATGCCGTTGCGATAGGTGTACTCGCCGTGCCGGCGATAGAGATCTTCCACATTCAGGTGGCGGCGCCGAATGAAAAAATAATCGCAGATCATGATGCCGCCGATGGGGCCGAGCAGAGCGCTGTAGCCGATCAGCCAGACAAAGATGTAGTTGCCCAAATCCAACAGCAGCCGCCAGGGCATGATCAGCACGCCGATCACCGCCGTGATCAGGCCGCCGGTTTTGTAGGAAATCAGTGCTGGCCGCAGATTGGAGAAATCATTGGCCGGTGAAACCACATTGGCCGCAATGTTGGTGGTGAGCGTTGCGATGGTGATGGAAACCAGGGAGAGCACCACGGTCACCGGCGCGTCGAATTTGGCCAGCAACTGCACCGGATCCCAAACGGCCTCGCCGTAGATGATCACGGTCGCACAGGTGACCGCAATGCCGATGAAGGCGTACAGCCCCATGGTGGTTGGCAGCCCTATGGCTTGTCCGAGCATCTGATCACGCTGGCTGCGGGCAAAGCGGGTGAAGTCTGGAATATTGAGCGACAGTGTGGCCCAAAAGCCGACCATGCCGGTCAGCGAGGGGAAGAAAATTTTCCAGAAGGACACCTCGCCGGTGCCTGCCGAGGCCTTGATCTTGGCCACGGTTTCGGCGGAAAGAATGTTGGCCAGGCCGCCGGCGTTGATCACCGCCCAATAGAGCAGACCCAACCCGATGGCGAGCAGAAACGGCGCCGACAGCGTCTCCAGCCAGCGGATCGATTCCGTGCCTGCGAGAATGATGGCAACATTGATGACCCAAAAGAGCAGGAAGCAGCCGAGCTGCGGCAGCGAGATGCCGAGCCAGGAGATGACGGTGTCGTCGATGCCGGGGCGCAGACCGAAGAGCACACCCAGCAAGGCATAGATCGCGCTGCCGCCAATCCAGGTTTGAATGCCGAACCAGCCGCAGGCCACCACGGCACGCATCAATGCAGCAATGTTCGACCCAATGGTGCCGAAGGAGGCACGCAGCAGCACCGGAAACGGTATGCCGTATTTGGTGCCGGCATGGGCGTTGAGCACCATGGGGATGAGCACGATGACGTTGCCGAGTATGATGGTGAACAGCGCCTGGCGCCAGCTCATGCCCCTGTCAATCAAACCGGCGGCGAGCATGTAGGTGGGAATGCAGACAGCCATGCCGATCCACAAGGCCGCAATGTTCCACAGCGACCAGGTGCGCTGGCTGAGCGTGGTGGGTGCCAGGTCTTCGTTATAGAGATCGGAAGCAGCCATGTCCGCGCGCGCGGCCGTAATTTGCGCAAGGTCGAGATCGCTTCGCACGTCACCTCCCGGGGAAGATGTCAACTGCGGTGGCACGGCACGGGCTGTGCCATGCGCGGAAAGAATGGCTGGGAATTAAAACAAAAACGTCCAACTTGTCAAAGGAAAATTGCCGGTGGGAAAGTCGGCGGACTACGTGTGCAAAGCGGGATTGCGCCAGGGATTAGTCAGCATGCCGTCAGGCTGTTCCTCGCTGTCCACCTGCGGCAGGTCGAAGCAGGGCTGCAATTCAGCGGGGACAATCCCGGCCAGGGAGATTGTCCGGGCCGTGTAGTGGTTGTAAGCATCGATGAGTTTCTGCAACTCGGCCTTGCGCCGCTTGCGCTGCTGCAGACTGTCGCCGGCAGACTTCCCGGCAAATGCCCGCCGCGCTTCCAGCAGCACATCGCCGATGCGCTCGCAATAGTACTGCTCCAGAGCTTGCGCAATCAGCTTGCCGACCGATGCTGTGATCGCCTCGTCATCAAACTTCTGCAACTCCCTCCTGGCGTGAAAATCTTTCAGCCGGCGTGCCGGCTCCTCCTCCGTGCCGAGATAGATAAAGAGCGCCGGGGCGCGCTGGAAGTATTCTGTTTTCCGGGCGAAGCTTGCCAGCAGATGCTGTTCGATGAGCAAACGCTCCTGCAGGGTCAGCGTGCGGTGGGTGGCATAGCGCAGGGCGTTGGCGTCGCGATGATACTCGATGCGCGCCATCACGTCTGCAAACGAAAAATAGAAAAGCTCTTGCATGAGTGTCCCAATCTCAGACTTCCTGCCTGTCTGCGATTCCACTGCCGGTGCTCGCGCGCGGACAGCCCGCAATTTTGATGGACAGATTGCAAACCGTGTTCCCTGCCTTTTTGCGCAACTGCCGGCCAGGCGCAGCTTCCCGAGATGATTTGGTCAACCACATCTTTGACCCGCCGTGCCGGCCTGCGAGTGCAGGCAAATTTTACCGGCTCTGAGATTCCAACCGCCATTTTTTACCCACCCGCCGGTTGCAGTATGGCCGCAGCAAAACTCTCATGCCCGCAAAGATTTTTTGAAACACGAAGCCGCAACACCGCCGGGGAAAAGCCTGCCAGATTCTTGGTGGCCTGGCATGCTGACGACTTGGCATTCGCCTGTTGCTTTGGCGTGGCAGAATAAAAGCACTTCACAGCAAGATGCGAACGATGCGAAGCTCATGCTTGAATTTTCCAACGGAAAAACAGCGCAATTCGTGCTGGGCGGGATCTGGCGTGGTACTTGATCCCCCTTGAGAGGCGATCGGCAATCTCAACTTGCAAAGGAAAGTGGCGGGCAGGAGCGGTGCGTTGGATTTGCGTGAGGTGGAGCCCCCCGGCACGGACAGATTGGGCCACGGCCCCCGGCACGTTTCAACCCGCGCCGGGGGCGTGAGCTGTACTGCCGGGTCGCCACTCACCCACGCGGTGAAACGACGCCCGGCAGCGCATCGCAGTTACCACCACAATCCGCCGTCGGCATATTCCCACAACAAAAAGCTCATCAGGCGATAGTCAAACGGCCGCTCACGGCCCACTGGAATTTGGCTGCCGAGTGAGAAGGCAATGTGGCCGCGGCGCACCAGGCCGATGTACAGTTGTGGCGTGACGAACCATTCGGTTTTGCCGTTGTCGGTGATCGTAATGCCGTTGAGTTCGAGCATGGGAAAGAAGCCCTTTTTCTCGCGGGTCAACGGCACGGTGAGGGCCAGGTTGTAGCGCAGTTCGCTTTCTCCCTCGTTGGCGTGCACCGGCTTTTCGAATTTGACGCTGGATTGCAGGTAAAAATTACTGAAGCCCCGGGCTGCCGCCAGATAGGGTGACAATTTCCACACACCGTTTCCCAAACCGATGCTTTGCAGATCAGCGGTGGGCAGGGCGGTTTCCAGGCCGCCACTGAGGATGAACAGACTGGGGGCATGGTAAGCGAGCACATATTTCGCGCTCAACTCGATGTCACCCAGGCCGGTGGCGGCGGATGAGCCGGTCTCATGGACGAAGGGCACCGCAATTTCCCACTGGCCACGGCTGCGCCAACGTTTCTCATAAACCATTTTGGTGGTGGCGGCTTTGGTGGTGGCAGCGGTGTAGGTCGGGACCAGCACTGCTTCATTCTCCGGGAAGGCTTTGGAGGTGACATGCGGCCGGCGGAAGTTCAACTCGCCGGGCGGCCAGTCGTCTTCGCGGCAAAAGGTTTTCAGATAGCTGATGATGGTGTCGATTTCCGCGGAGGTCAAGACATCGCCATAGGCGGGCATGCTCATGGAAAGGCCGCGGGCACTGCCGCCGCGTGCAATGACGGCAAACCAGTCCCGGCGTGGCTCGCGGGTATTGAAACCGCAGTTACTCAGATCGGGCGGCGGCGGGTTGAGAGTGACACCTTCGACTTTGCCGCGGCCGTCAAAGCCGTGACAGCTTGCGCAACCGGCATATTCTTCATACAAAAACTTGCCGCGGGAATGGAGTGTGGCGTTTTGCTCCTGGGAGAAGCCTGCAACGCAAAGTCCTGCCATCAGCAACACCATGATCAACAACTTTTTCTTCATGAGATATTTGTCTCCTTTCTTTGAATGTTTGCCACTTGTTACCTGTTTGTGTGCGAAACAGTCACGGTTGCACCCGGCAAGGGCGGTGCGATTGCCTGACAGCGGTCGAAACGCATCGCCCGCGTGCGTCTAAAATTTGTAGCCGATATTCAAATGCGCCAGGAGGGGATGGCGGTTGCTGCTCATGAGCGTCAATTCGATCGGGCCCAGGACCGTGGGGGTGCCAACTGACAGGCCGGCGCCGGTGAGAAAGCGCCGGCGCTTGAAGTTCCACTCCCACACTGGCGTAACGCCGCCGATATTCCACCGCACCGATAAAAAACGGTTTGTCATGAACTCATATTGTCCGCCCAGTTGCAGGGCTTGCACGTTGCGGTCGGACAGCTCCTGCGGCCGGTAACCCAAAAACGAGTCGGCGCCGCCGAGGAAAAAGTAATCATGCAAGGGCGGATTGCCTTTGCTGACGCTGCCGAGTTGCACGCGCTGGAGCAATGTCAGGCGCCGGGAGAGCGGGTAGAAGCCCTGCCAATCCACGGCATGCCGCAGGTACTGCAGCCGGCGGCCGGGGCGCTGGTAGGCGGCGGTGCTTTGCAGGTGCAACGCCTGGCCGCGGGTGGGGAAGACGGCGCGGTCGAGCGTATCCAGCCACAACAGGCCGAACAGCGCAAACATGCCGGTTTTGCGCTCGGGAAAGAAGGGCACAACCACTTCGGGAGTGAAATGGCTGGACTCCAGCCGCGCGCCCAAACCGGCGGCCAGGACATTGGAGAAAAAGCTGCCCAGCGCCAGCTCGGCGAAGGCCATGCGCTGGCGGTAGCGCGCGATGGTGCGGCTGCCGGAGTAAATCTCCAGCGAAGTGCGACCATAGTTCAGGCGCTGGCGCAAGCCCAAATGGGAGAACAAACCCAGGTGCAGATAGTACTGGGCAGCGGCTTCGAATTGTTCTCCCAGGCGCAGATCAAAACTGAGGGTGGAGCCATGCTCGGCACGATTGTGGAAAACGGTATTGAGCAGCAGCGCCGCTTTGCTACTGGTGTCGTAACGCAAACCCAGGCGAAAGAGATCGGCGGATTTTTCGATGACCTCGATGATCAAGCGCATGCCATCCGCGCGCGGCTCGAAGCGATAGCTCACACGCTCGAAGAATTGCGAACGGTAGACACGATTGATCGCGCGCTCGACTTGCATCGCATTGACCCACACCGGCGGCCGCAAACCGAATTCCGCCATGACCAGGCGGTGGGAAACGTGGCGCAGCCCCTGCACCGTCAATTCGCTTACAAACACCGAGTCGGCCGGCGGCAGACGCCGGCGGGGTGCCGGCTGGTCGAAAGCCGCAAGCGAGTCCGCCAGCGCGCGCAAGCGCGGCAGCACCCGGCGGGCCGCCACCACGCCGCGCTGGATCAAGGTGTCGGCGCGGTCGAAGCTGGCCGCGCCCAGACCGCTGAGATCGGGAAGAATGAGCACGTCACATTGCTGCCGCTGTTGTGCATTGATCTCCGCCCCGCGAAAGCTGATGGTCTGATCTATGATACTGAACACCGAAGTGAGTTTGTCGGCGGTGGCCAGCGGCGCGCCGACATCGACGCCGATCACCACCTCAGCGCCCAACTGCCGCACTTCGGTCACGGGAAAATTGCGCACCAGCATGCCGTCAAGCAGCAGCCGGTGGCCGTGCCGGACGGGTGTGAAAATGGTGGGGATGGCCATGCTGGCGCGCATCGCCTCCGGCAGGTGGCCATGGTCGAGCGTCACCGCCTCGCCGGTTTCAATATCCGTGGCGACACAGACAAAGGGAATGGGAAACTGCTTGAAATCGGTGCAGGCTCCCACCCGCCAGGTAAGACGGGCGAGCAATGCCGTTACTTTTTGACCCGCGATCAGCGCGATGGGCAGTTGCACGTTGCGCTCGCGAATCGGGAAGGTGCCGAGATAGCGGCCATCCCACGGCTTCTCCTTCATCGGCAAATCCCGCCGCGTGACGGCATCGTTAAAAAGTTCCGCCCAGTTTTCCTTGCGCGCCAGCGCTGCCAGCGAATCCGGCGAGTAGCCGATGGCATACAAGCCGCCGATGATGCCCCCCATGCTGGTGCCGGCAATGCAATCCACCGGGAGTCCGACCTCCTGCAACACCTGCAAAACCCCGATATGAGCAAAACCCTTGGCACCGCCGCCGCTCAACGCCAGACCGACGCGGGGCCGCGGTTTTTCGGATTGCGCCGCAGTCGCAGGTGCCGCCTGCCAACAGATTGCCAGGCTGCACACCAGCCGGAACCAAAACTTCATTCGCATCCGCTTGTGCCTGAAAGGGGAACGCAGATGAATCCCGCCGCGCCTCATGCAGGTGGCGCTTTGTGAGTGGAAAAATCTGCGTTCCGTTATGAAGGCAAACCGCCGGCTGCGACTTTGCTTTACTCAGGCCGGTTCCGCAGGGCGGAGTACCCGTGAAACGCTTATCCCTTCTGGCCCTTCTCCTTTTTGGCCTTGCGTTTCAAATCCTGGCGGTGTGCCCGCTCATAGGTTTGAATGTCGACAAAACGTCCCCTGGCATCGCGCACAGCATAAAGCTTCTTGCCGGCGACACTGCGATGTGTGGTTCGGGTCAGCTTGCGGGCCATGTTTCACTCCTTGTGTTGGAAGATTAAAGTGATGTAGGTAATGGTACAACGTTAAGTTGGCACCTCCATCCCGCAATGTCATTCTGTAAGAATTTTCTTGAGGGCTTGGGATAATGTCAGAATAAGCATCAATCCCGATACTCGGGAAGATTGCCACGAAAATGCCGTAGCGCAGGCTTCCAGCCTGCTGCAGACAAGAAGTCTGCGCTACATTTTCATTCCGATGGTGTCCATACGGGCAGGACAAATTTCTCCGCAATGACAGTTTGGGGTTGCGGAGCGGATTTTAGAACTTAGTAGTAGTAATTGATCACAGCAACTGCATCGCTGTCTGCCCGGGGAATTGTATTTCCGGTGCAGAGGCCATGTGCTGCGGCCCGGCGATGCCGGACTGCGGGTGCCTCATTCTTCACACAAAAAATTTTGATTGACCCATCCCGTCAACCCGCCGTGCCGGATGGGCACCCACAGGCTGCCGCCCACCAACACG includes the following:
- a CDS encoding AAA family ATPase, which codes for MARTISISNQKGGVGKTTTAVNLSACIAVAENPVLVVDIDPQANTTSGLGVDPRKVRNSIYEVLINDLDVNQAIIKTELEYLDLLPSHVRLVGAEVELVGAMSREQILKRALSRLAKSYRYIFIDCPPSLGLLTLNALTAADSVLIPIQCEYYALEGLSQLLNTIRLVQKHLNSRLEIEGVLLTMYDGRLNLSRQVAEDVRKYFGEKVYNTAILRNVRLSEAPSYGKPIILYDAVCSGAENYMSLASEILKNGYQPVGKRAASAHS
- a CDS encoding ParB/RepB/Spo0J family partition protein; this translates as MATNRLGRGLQALIPELSNSDSGKSESVREIEIARITANPFQPRVEFDPARLEELKQSILQNGLITPVTVRPLGANYQLIAGERRLRAVQELGYTHIPAFVLDIKDDRQLLELAIVENVQREDLNPIEEARGYQRLIEECHLTQEVVAQKVGKDRVTIANALRLLKLAEPIQESLKKGELTAGHARALLTVTDKQKQLALWKKTVKQQLSVRQVEKLARTASNGAAQIAGRKLRSVAADVQQAEDMLRRKLGTQVRIEKKGKGGVIEIEFYSADDLERLLELLQNI
- a CDS encoding ectonucleotide pyrophosphatase/phosphodiesterase, which codes for MQLKRLAVLAGLILAGGIRPAAAQEAVGPGNRITDLAPTVILISIDGFRHDYLDRAAAPNLQRLARNGVRAHGMIPAFPSKTFPNHYTLVTGLYPEHHGIVSNTMLDPEGKARFRISDRAAVEDSRWWGGEPLWVTAQKQGQLTATYFWVGSEAEILGTRPAYWKRYAHNTPNRARVAQVLAWLDLPKPQRPTLITLYFSTVDEAGHEFGPDSPEVMQAVAAIDTVIGTLLEGLAARDIFQQVNLIIVSDHGMAATSAGRVIHLDDYLDLQQVDVIDWTPVLALLPRPGEEEAVYQKLKGAHPHLQVYRKAEVPERFHFRGHRRIMPIIGLADEGWTISTRGRNRRPRGGDHGYDNLLPSMRATFIAHGPAFKSQLQVAPFQNIHVYNLACEILHLVPAPNDGSLDSVRTMLK
- a CDS encoding NCS1 family nucleobase:cation symporter-1, which codes for MAASDLYNEDLAPTTLSQRTWSLWNIAALWIGMAVCIPTYMLAAGLIDRGMSWRQALFTIILGNVIVLIPMVLNAHAGTKYGIPFPVLLRASFGTIGSNIAALMRAVVACGWFGIQTWIGGSAIYALLGVLFGLRPGIDDTVISWLGISLPQLGCFLLFWVINVAIILAGTESIRWLETLSAPFLLAIGLGLLYWAVINAGGLANILSAETVAKIKASAGTGEVSFWKIFFPSLTGMVGFWATLSLNIPDFTRFARSQRDQMLGQAIGLPTTMGLYAFIGIAVTCATVIIYGEAVWDPVQLLAKFDAPVTVVLSLVSITIATLTTNIAANVVSPANDFSNLRPALISYKTGGLITAVIGVLIMPWRLLLDLGNYIFVWLIGYSALLGPIGGIMICDYFFIRRRHLNVEDLYRRHGEYTYRNGINWRAVLALFLAILPNVPGFLNAATAQPVFPAFFNQIYTYAWFVGLLLAMGLYYLFMRQAVRQRPASS
- a CDS encoding cytochrome c yields the protein MKKKLLIMVLLMAGLCVAGFSQEQNATLHSRGKFLYEEYAGCASCHGFDGRGKVEGVTLNPPPPDLSNCGFNTREPRRDWFAVIARGGSARGLSMSMPAYGDVLTSAEIDTIISYLKTFCREDDWPPGELNFRRPHVTSKAFPENEAVLVPTYTAATTKAATTKMVYEKRWRSRGQWEIAVPFVHETGSSAATGLGDIELSAKYVLAYHAPSLFILSGGLETALPTADLQSIGLGNGVWKLSPYLAAARGFSNFYLQSSVKFEKPVHANEGESELRYNLALTVPLTREKKGFFPMLELNGITITDNGKTEWFVTPQLYIGLVRRGHIAFSLGSQIPVGRERPFDYRLMSFLLWEYADGGLWW
- a CDS encoding patatin-like phospholipase family protein, producing MKFWFRLVCSLAICWQAAPATAAQSEKPRPRVGLALSGGGAKGFAHIGVLQVLQEVGLPVDCIAGTSMGGIIGGLYAIGYSPDSLAALARKENWAELFNDAVTRRDLPMKEKPWDGRYLGTFPIRERNVQLPIALIAGQKVTALLARLTWRVGACTDFKQFPIPFVCVATDIETGEAVTLDHGHLPEAMRASMAIPTIFTPVRHGHRLLLDGMLVRNFPVTEVRQLGAEVVIGVDVGAPLATADKLTSVFSIIDQTISFRGAEINAQQRQQCDVLILPDLSGLGAASFDRADTLIQRGVVAARRVLPRLRALADSLAAFDQPAPRRRLPPADSVFVSELTVQGLRHVSHRLVMAEFGLRPPVWVNAMQVERAINRVYRSQFFERVSYRFEPRADGMRLIIEVIEKSADLFRLGLRYDTSSKAALLLNTVFHNRAEHGSTLSFDLRLGEQFEAAAQYYLHLGLFSHLGLRQRLNYGRTSLEIYSGSRTIARYRQRMAFAELALGSFFSNVLAAGLGARLESSHFTPEVVVPFFPERKTGMFALFGLLWLDTLDRAVFPTRGQALHLQSTAAYQRPGRRLQYLRHAVDWQGFYPLSRRLTLLQRVQLGSVSKGNPPLHDYFFLGGADSFLGYRPQELSDRNVQALQLGGQYEFMTNRFLSVRWNIGGVTPVWEWNFKRRRFLTGAGLSVGTPTVLGPIELTLMSSNRHPLLAHLNIGYKF